From the genome of Streptomyces sp. NBC_01116, one region includes:
- a CDS encoding RodZ domain-containing protein → MSIGNSPEDDRPSIGRALQQARIAAALTVEEVSSSTRVRIPIVHAIEQDDFSRCGGDVYARGHIRTLARAVGIDPEPLVEEYDADHGGRPAPTPAAPLFEAERIRSEPRRPNWTAAMVAAIVAVIGFVGFTLFSGEDEPSNTAQIAEGSKPDKTAAKPTATKPSDPKPVPSESAIAAAPRDKVTVKLSADRGKSWISAKDHNGRLLFDGLLLQGESKTFQDKERIDLVLGDAGAIELFVNGKQVEDRFGPGQVERLSYTKGDPEAG, encoded by the coding sequence GTGTCCATCGGCAACTCCCCCGAAGACGACCGGCCTTCGATCGGTCGTGCCCTTCAGCAGGCTCGTATCGCCGCGGCTCTGACGGTCGAGGAAGTCAGCAGCTCCACCCGGGTGCGCATCCCCATCGTGCACGCGATCGAGCAGGACGACTTCTCCCGCTGCGGCGGCGACGTCTACGCCCGCGGTCACATCCGCACGCTCGCCCGTGCCGTCGGCATCGATCCGGAACCGCTGGTCGAGGAGTACGACGCCGATCACGGCGGCCGTCCCGCCCCGACCCCCGCGGCGCCGCTGTTCGAAGCGGAACGCATCCGCTCGGAACCGCGGCGGCCGAACTGGACCGCGGCCATGGTCGCGGCCATCGTCGCCGTCATCGGGTTCGTCGGCTTCACCCTCTTCAGCGGCGAGGACGAGCCCTCGAACACCGCGCAGATCGCGGAGGGCTCCAAGCCCGACAAGACCGCGGCCAAGCCCACCGCCACCAAGCCCTCCGACCCCAAGCCCGTGCCCTCCGAGAGCGCCATCGCCGCCGCCCCCCGGGACAAGGTGACGGTCAAGCTCAGCGCCGACCGGGGCAAGAGCTGGATCTCGGCCAAGGACCACAACGGACGGCTGCTCTTCGACGGGCTGCTGCTCCAGGGCGAGTCCAAGACCTTCCAGGACAAGGAGCGCATCGACCTCGTCCTCGGCGACGCCGGGGCGATCGAGCTCTTCGTCAACGGCAA